In Dermochelys coriacea isolate rDerCor1 chromosome 10, rDerCor1.pri.v4, whole genome shotgun sequence, one DNA window encodes the following:
- the LOC119862703 gene encoding cytochrome P450 3A9-like encodes MNLLPSFSIETWALLIALLFLLILYGIWPFGIFKKLGIPGPKPLPFFGTALEYRKGFLEFDTTCYEKYGKIWGFYDGRQPVLAVTDPTIIKTVLVKECFTTFTNRRNFGLVGVLESAVSIAQDEKWKRIRTVLSPTFTSGKLKEMFPIIKHYGEVLVRNVQKKAEKDEPMDVKDIFGAYSMDVVTSTSFSVNIDSMNNPKDPFVKEIKKLVKFNFFDPLFILISVCPFLIPLFKKMDVNFFPKDAIEFFTKSIARMKEDRKKDAKGGRVDFLQLMIESQNSNTSYESNGVIHTYKGLTDIEILAQAFIFLFAGYEPTSNSLCYLAYKLATHPDVQQKLQDEIDSVLPNKAPLTYNALMQMEYLDMAVNEILRLFPLGGRLERVCKKDVEINGMTIPKDTVVMIPPSVLHYIPEYWPEPEEFRPERFSKENKETMDPYMYLPFGAGPRNCIGMRFALLSIKIAIASLLQNFTFRPCKETQIPLKLNSQGFIIPEKPIVLKLVPRAYTSHPEE; translated from the exons CTTTCTTTGGAACTGCCTTGGAGTATCGTAAA GGTTTCTTGGAGTTTGACACTACATGCTATGAGAAATACGGGAAAATCTGGGG GTTTTATGATGGCCGGCAACCTGTGCTGGCTGTCACAGATCCTACAATAATTAAAACTGTGCTGGTGAAAGAGTGCTTCACCACCTTTACCAACCGGCGA AATTTCGGTCTAGTGGGAGTGCTGGAGTCGGCTGTCTCCATAGCTCAGGATGAGAAGTGGAAGAGAATTCGTACTGTGCTCTCTCCAACCTTCACCAGTGGGAAGCTAAAGGAG ATGTTTCCCATTATCAAACACTACGGGGAGGTTTTGGTGAGAAATGTTCAGAAGAAAGCAGAAAAGGATGAGCCCATGGATGTTAAGGA CATCTTTGGAGCATATAGCATGGATGTTGTTACTAGCACTTCCTTCAGTGTGAACATTGACTCCATGAACAACCCCAAAGATCCTTTTGTCAAGGAAATCAAGAAGCTAGTGAAGTTTAACTTTTTTGACCCACTCTTCATTTTGATAT CTGTATGCCCATTCCTCATTCCCCTTTTTAAGAAGATGGatgtgaattttttccccaaagatgcCATAGAATTCTTCACAAAGTCAATTGCCAGGATGAAGGAGGACCGTAAAAAAGATGCCAAAGGG GGCCGAGTGGATTTCCTGCAGCTGATGATCGAATCCCAGAACTCTAACACTAGCTATGAAAGCAATGGAGTGATTCACACATATAAAG GCCTGACTGATATTGAGATTTTGGCACAAgcgtttattttcctttttgctgGATATGAGCCCACTAGCAACTCCCTTTGCTACCTGGCTTACAAACTGGCCACCCACCCTGATGtgcagcagaagctgcaggacGAGATAGACTCAGTTTTACCAAACAAG GCTCCTCTCACCTACAATGCCCTGATGCAGATGGAGTATCTCGACATGGCAGTGAATGAAATCCTTAGGCTGTTTCCTCTTGGAGGACGACTTGAAAGGGTCTGCAAGAAAGACGTAGAGATAAATGGAATGACCATTCCAAAAGACACTGTGGTTATGATCCCACCCTCTGTTCTGCATTATATTCCAGAATACTGGCCAGAACCAGAGGAGTTCAGACCGGAAAG GTTCAGTAAAGAGAACAAAGAGACTATGGATCCTTATATGTACCTGCCCTTTGGAGCTGGACCCAGGAACTGCATTGGAATGAGGTTTGCTCTACTCTCCATTAAAATTGCTATCGCCAGTCTGCTGCAGAATTTCACCTTCAGACCCTGCAAAGAAACCCAG ATCCCGCTCAAGCTGAATTCCCAGGGATTCATAATACCAGAGAAACCTATTGTTCTGAAGTTAGTCCCCAGAGCTTATACCTCACACCCTGAGGAGTAA
- the LOC119862704 gene encoding cytochrome P450 3A8-like has translation MSFLPHSSFETWALLITVLALLILYGIWPYGLFKKLGIPGPTPLPFFGTVFKYSKGLVDFDKNCFQKYGKIWGFYDGRQPVLAILDSTLIKTVLVKECYTTFTNRRRFGPTGLLESAVSIAEDEQWKRIRTVLSPAFTSGKLKKMFPIMMHYGKVLVRNVQKQVEKDEPIAVKDVFGAYSMDVITSTSFGVNIDSMNNPQDPFVKEVKKLAKFDFSFIFFISIYVFPFLAPFLKMLNVSIFPNDALEFFAQSITKIKEKRKRDTPTDRVDFLQMMIDSQNLNTSHKSDGLDHPNKVLTDVEILAQAIIFILAGYETTSSTLSYLVYSLATHPDVQQKLQEEIDSVLPNQAPLTYDALMQMEYVDMTLNETLRLFPIGGRIERVCKKDVEINGVTIRKGTVIMIPSFLLQRIPEYWPEPEEFRPERFSKENKETMDPYMYLPFGAGPRNCIGMRFALLSMKVAITSLLQNFTFRPCKETPIPLKLLSKGFITPVEPIILKLVSRTTELKE, from the exons ATGAGCTTCCTTCCACATTCCTCCTTTGAGACCTGGGCTCTTCTGATCACGGTTCTCGCTCTCCTGATATT atatggGATCTGGCCATATGGTTTATTTAAGAAACTGGGTATTCCTGGGCCAACACCCCTGCCTTTCTTTGGGACTGTCTTCAAATATAGCAAA GGTTTAGTGGATTTTGACAAAAACTGCTTTCAGAAATATGGGAAAATCTGGGG GTTTTACGATGGCAGACAGCCTGTGCTGGCCATCCTGGATTCTACACTCATTAAAACTGTGCTGGTGAAAGAGTGCTACACCACCTTTACCAACCGAAGG AGATTTGGTCCAACAGGATTGCTGGAGTCGGCTGTCTCCATCGCTGAAGATGAGCAGTGGAAGAGGATTCGCACTGTGCTCTCTCCAGCCTTCACCAGTGGGAAGCTAAAGAAG ATGTTTCCCATCATGATGCATTATGGGAAGGTTTTGGTGAGAAATGTTCAGAAGCAAGTGGAAAAGGATGAACCCATAGCTGTTAAAGA TGTGTTTGGTGCCTACAGCATGGATGTTATCACAAGCACTTCATTTGGCGTGAATATTGACTCCATGAACAACCCCCAAGACCCATTTGTGAAGGAGGTTAAGAAACTAGCGAAGTTTGACTTCTCTTTCATATTCTTTATTTCGATAT ATGTATTTCCATTCCTTGCTCCTTTTCTTAAGATGCTGAATGTGAGCATTTTCCCAAATGATGCCCTGGAATTCTTCGCACAGTCAATCaccaaaataaaggaaaagcgCAAGAGAGACACACCCACT GACCGAGTGGATTTCCTGCAGATGATGATTGACTCCCAGAATTTAAACACCAGTCACAAGAGCGATGGGTTGGATCACCCAAATAAAG TACTGACTGATGTTGAGATTCTGGCTCAAGCAATTATCTTTATTCTTGCTGGCTATGAGACCACCAGCTCCACTCTTAGCTACTTGGTTTACAGTCTAGCTACTCACCCCGATGTACAGCAGAAGCTTCAGGAGGAGATAGACTCTGTTCTTCCCAACCAG GCGCCTCTCACGTATGATGCCTTGATGCAGATGGAGTATGTTGACATGACACTGAATGAAACCCTCAGGCTCTTTCCTATTGGAGGCCGAATTGAAAGGGTCTGCAAGAAAGATGTAGAGATAAATGGAGTGACCATTCGCAAGGGCACTGTGATTATGATCCCATCCTTCCTTCTACAGCGTATCCCAGAATACTGGCCAGAACCAGAGGAGTTCAGACCTGAAAG GTTCAGTAAAGAGAACAAAGAGACTATGGATCCTTATATGTACCTGCCCTTTGGAGCTGGACCCAGGAACTGCATTGGGATGAGATTTGCTCTCCTCTCCATGAAAGTTGCTATCACCAGTCTGCTGCAGAATTTCACCTTCAGACCCTGCAAAGAAACTCCA